In Thermus neutrinimicus, the genomic window CGGGGGGCCCGGGGCCTCGAGGAGCGGGAGGGGGAGGTGTGGGCTTATTTTCCCTCTCCTGTGGACCTCCCCTTTGGGGGGGTGTGGGAGGAGCTTCCCGATGAGGGCTGGCTTTCCGCCTGGCGGCGGGACCTTAAGCCCGTGCGGGCTGGGCCTTTCGTGGTCCTGGCTCCCTGGCACTCCTGGGAGGGGGAGGGGATTCCTTTGGTGATCGAGCCCGGTATGGCCTTCGGCACCGGGCACCACGAGACCACCCGGCTGGCCCTTTCCGCCTTGGCCCGCCACCTGCGCCCTGGGGAAAGGGTGCTGGACCTGGGCACGGGCTCGGGCATCCTGGCCATCGCCGCCGCCAAGCTGGGGGGCGAGGCTTTGGGGGTGGATATCGACGTAACCGTGCTTCCCCAGGCGGAGGAGAACGCCAGGAGAAACGGGGTCTGGGTCCGCTTCCTCCCGGGTAGCCTCGAGGAGGCCTTGCCCAATGGGCCCTTTGACCTCCTGGTGGCCAACCTGTTTGCGGAGCTTCACCGGGAGTTGGCCCCCCACTA contains:
- a CDS encoding 50S ribosomal protein L11 methyltransferase, with product MWVYRLKGTAAELDPLIPDLFDRGARGLEEREGEVWAYFPSPVDLPFGGVWEELPDEGWLSAWRRDLKPVRAGPFVVLAPWHSWEGEGIPLVIEPGMAFGTGHHETTRLALSALARHLRPGERVLDLGTGSGILAIAAAKLGGEALGVDIDVTVLPQAEENARRNGVWVRFLPGSLEEALPNGPFDLLVANLFAELHRELAPHYPKALAPGGRLLFTGILAEKAPLVKEAMAREGLSLLEEEGEGEWVLLAYGM